Within Sorangiineae bacterium MSr11367, the genomic segment AAGGGCGCCGCAATGTTGTAATATTTGAGCTCCGCCCGTTGCACCTGCGCACTGGCTTGTGCCTGCGCCCGTCCACTTTCCAAGCTGGCAATGGCCGACTTTTGCGCGGCCACCTGTTGCTCCGCCGCATCGAAATCGCCTTTGGCCTGATCGAGCGCCGTCTGCGATTGATCGAAGGCCTGCTGCGAAATCGTATTCGACCCCAAGAGCGACGCCGAGCGTTTCTGCTCGGTTTGCGCCAATCGAAGCGCGGCGCGCCGTGCATCGCGCGTCGACTCCAAGGCGGCCAGCGTCGATCGCGCTCGGGACAACTCGGCCTCCGCCGAGCCCGATGCCGCGTTTGCGCTGGTGAAGGCCGCCTGCTGCTTTTGCGGGTCAATCTGCAAAAGCTGCGCGCCTGCCGTTACGGCCGCTCCCGACTGAACGAGAATTTTGGAAACGTGCCCCTCGACCTGGGGCCGCAGCTCCACCGAGTTCCGCGACTTGACCTCCGCGACGAACTCCGACGTTTCATCGGTGTCGGCCAAGACAGCCGTCTGGACCTTGACCGGAACTCCTCCTCCTTGCGGCGCGGCGTCGCCCTTCGCGCAGCCGGCAATCGCCAACATCGCCCCAATCAATCCAACGCTCTTCCACTCGATCATTTGAAAAAG encodes:
- a CDS encoding efflux RND transporter periplasmic adaptor subunit, producing MIEWKSVGLIGAMLAIAGCAKGDAAPQGGGVPVKVQTAVLADTDETSEFVAEVKSRNSVELRPQVEGHVSKILVQSGAAVTAGAQLLQIDPQKQQAAFTSANAASGSAEAELSRARSTLAALESTRDARRAALRLAQTEQKRSASLLGSNTISQQAFDQSQTALDQAKGDFDAAEQQVAAQKSAIASLESGRAQAQASAQVQRAELKYYNIAAPFNGTVGDIPVKIGDFVTPQTLLTTLDDPKMPLEAYISVPVEQQARLKLDLAVRLVDADSKLLSKGAISFIAPRVDSASQTVLVKARIDDASQLRTQQLLRARIVWKSTPQVSIPTTSLSRQSGLTFVYVLNDANPPTVAQRPVKLGSTTGNDVVVFDGVKPGERFVTAGIQKLRDGAPVTPEAPTAEKAADAK